The DNA sequence CTGTGGCTGGAAGAGGGCCCAGAGCGCTACCAGCAGGGTCAGTGCGATGAGCAAGACGACGAAACGAATGGCATGGCCGACCAGTCCCGTTCGCTGACGCGGCGGTGGTTCGTGCGCAGACTGGTCCCAGCGGAACTCGTCTTGTTCGATTCGCATGAGGCGTAGTTACGCACAATCAGCGGCTGCCGTAAACTGCTCGGTCGCCCAGCTCTTCCTCGATGCGCAGGAGTTGGTTGTATTTGGCGATCCGATCGGACCGGCTCATGGAACCGGTTTTGATCTGCCCGGCATTGGTCGCGACCGCGATGTCCGCGATGGTGGCGTCTTCGGTCTCGCCCGAGCGGTGGCTGATGACGGCCGTGTATTGGTTCGTCATGGCTAGCTCGACCGCGTCCAAGGTTTCGGTCAAGGACCCGATCTGGTTGACCTTGACCAGGATGGAATTGCCCACTCCGAGCTCGATTCCCTTCTTGAGGAATTCCACATTGGTCACAAAGAGATCGTCCCCCACCAACTGGCAGCGATCCCCGACCTGGTTCGTCAGCACTTTCCAACCGTCCCAATCGCCTTCATCACAGCCATCTTCAATGGAGTCGATCGGATACTTGTCGACGAGTTCGGTCAAGTAAGCCGCTTGCTCTTGGGAGCTGCGGACGGCCCCGCCTTCGCCCTCGAACTTGGCGTAGTTGTAGCGCCCTTCTTCGAAGAACTCGGAGGCCGCGCAGTCGAGCGCCAGCTTCACATCGTGACCCGGCTGGTAGCCGGCTTTCTCGATGGCTTGGAGGATGGTGTCGAGCGCGTCCTCCGTGCCGCCAAAGGTCGGGGCAAAGCCGCCTTCATCACCGACCGCCGTGGACAGGCCGCGATCATGGAGCACCTTTTTCAAGCTGTGGAAACACTCCGCGCCCATGCGGAGCCCCTCGCTGAAGGTCGGCGCCGAGACCGGGCGAATCATGAACTCCTGGAAGGCGATGGGCGCGTCCGAGTGAGAACCGCCATTCACGATATTCATCATGGGAACGGGGAGGACCTTGGCATTCGGTCCGCCCAAATACTTGTAAAGCGGGAGCCCCACTCCGCGGGAGGCCGCCTGGGCCAAGGCCAGGGAAACGCCGAGCACCGCGTTGGCCCCCAACTCGGCTTTGTTCTTGGTGCCGTCGAGCGCCAGCATGAGCCCGTCCAGGCCCGCCTGATCGGTCGCGTCCTTGCCCAGCAAGGCCGGAGCGATTTTCTCGTTCACATTGGTCACCGCCTGGAGCACGCCTTTTCCGAGGTAGTGGGTCTGGTCTCCATCACGCAGTTCGAGCGCTTCATTCACGCCGGTGCTGGCCCCGCTGGGAACAGCCGCGCGCCCGAGGACGCCGCCCTCCAGGAGCACGTCCACCTCCACGGTGGGATTGCCTCGTGAGTCGATGATTTGGCGGCCGGTGATTTTTTGGATGGTCGTTTGAGCCATGGTGGGATGGAGCTGGTGGTGTGTTTGGGGAAGTGGGTGAAAAGGGGGCCTTCAGGCGTATTTTGAGATTTCCAGGACCTTGACGACCCGGGGCGGTTCGGTGGGCAGGTGGACCTCGGCACCGACTTGCGCGCCCAAAAGAGCGCTGCCCGTGGTGGTCTTGTAGGAAATGAGGCCTTGGTCAGGATCGCTGTCCCAAGCGCCCAAAATGGTCAGGGTTTCCTCACCTTGCTCGCTCGAGAGCTTGACCACCGTGCCGATGTTCACTCGGGAGGGATCCGCGTCCTGGTAATTGATGCCGCGGGCGAGATCGATCTCCCGCTCAAGTTCCTCCTTGCGACGCAAGAGCACCGCCTGCTGCTGCTTGGCCGCTTTGAACTCAAAGTTCTCTCGCAAGTCTCCATAAGAGCGGGCGATGGAGATTTCCTTGGTGTTGGCCGGGATCTGTTTGTTGACCAAGTCCTCGAACTCCTCTTTGCGCTTTTGCAAGCTGTCCCAAGAGACAATCAAGGTGGGGTCTTCTTTCGGTTCTTCGACTTCTTCGGAACCGGTCACAATGTCCTGGATGGCGGGATGCTTTTTGATCACCCGCGCCAAGAGTGATTTCCGCGTCAGGTCATCGAAGACCGGGGTGGAGAGGAGGCGACGGGTGAAGAAGCGCACTTCCTGCTTGCTGGCTTGGTCCATGAGATCGGGGATCAGATCCCGGTCATTCACCATGGTTTCTTGCAGCTTGCTGCCGGCCTTTTTCTCCTCGTCGTAGTATTGCTGCTCCAGCGAATTCACGATGGCGCCCGCCACTTCCGCATCGAAAACCGGCTCGGCCAAACCCTTTCGTTCACGGCAAATCCAAGTCAGGATTTCGTCGGTCAAAGAGCGATCCTGAAGACCCAGTCGGAGAAACTCAAAGAGAGGCTCGCCTTGGCCTTGTTCGATGAGATAACGGCAGCCCTCGGCCACCGGTCGCGGAGCCATGGCGCGCAACTGCGCCAACAAAACCGAAGACCATTCCTCCTGATAGGCCTCTGGAAGCGCACTCATGACCGCTCGCAAGATGCCCACGCCCATGCCTTGGAGCGTCTCGGCCAAGTTTTCCCGCTCCTGCTGGAGGATTTCGATTAGCCGGACCCGTTGGTAGTCGAGCGCCGGCACTTCCGCCAAAATTTCGTTGCGCAGCACCATCAGTTCGATGGCGGCCGGCGGCTGCATTTTTAGGAGGGAAGACAAGTCGCCCTCCAATTCGACCAGGGCCGCCTGGAGGGTCTCGGTTTCCCCTTCGAAGAGACCGAGATCGCTCCGGATTTCCTTGAGTGCCACCAGCTTGGACTTCACATCCCGGGCCTCCCGCAGCTCCCCCACCACGTGCTCGGCGGCGCTGATTTCCTGACTGCGAAGCTCGATGAACTCCGTCCGACGCTGCGGCACACTGAAATCGCGGGCTTGGCGCAGCTTCTTTTTGGCCCCTTCCCACCACGACTTGTAATCGGCCTCCGGGATAAGCGAGCCCTTCACCAGCTCCTCGATTTGATCGGGCTTCATCTTGTCATCGTGGCTTTTGAGGGCCTCCCGCAAAAATTCCACTGGCTCCTCCTTGGCCAGCGTCTTGAGCGCGGCCGGGTCTTTCAAACGGCGGGCAATGACGTGGTCCTGGGAAATGGGTTCCAAGGACTTGAGCGCGAACTTGAGGCCCAGGCCATGATTCGGCTTGCCTTCAAAATCGATGACCAGCTTGCCCTCCCGCAGGCTCCATTCCTTGATTTCCCCTCCGCCCCAGCTCCGGTGATTGCAAAACTTCCCCGGGGAAATCCGGTCCAGACGCTCGGCATCCGCTTGCGAAAGGCGCCCGGTTTCCACCAATTCTACCAACTCCTCGTTCATTCGGGGCGATCATAGAAAACAGCGCGTGCGCATGCAAAGGAAGATTTCCTTTAATAGCGAGGAGCCAACCCGCTTGTTCCCTTCTGCCTTGGCAAAAAACCCTCGAGCCAACCAAAAAGAGGGTTGCCAAGCCCCCCCAACTCCTTCTAACCTTCTGGACGTCATGAAAAAGCTCCTCGCCGCCCTCCTCCTCACCAGCGTCTCGGCCGGCTCGGCCCTCGCTGACATCCAGGACCCGATCCGCGATTCTTACGGCCCTAGCATCAAGCTCGGTCGCGGTCTCTCCAATCTCCTCTATAGCATCACCGAAGTGCCCATCACCATGATTCGTGAGCGCGACAAGGGCAATGCCAGCGCCGCCTTCGGGACCGGACTCACGCTCGGCGTCAAGCGCATGGTGGTCCGCATCGGCTACGGAGCCTTCGAAGTGGTCACCTTTCCCTTCCCGGCCTACAAGGAAACCTATCGCCCTCCTATCTGGAACAAGGACTACATCAATCCGAACACCGGCTACGACGCTTATCCACCCGAGCTGGCCTTCGAAAGCAAGTATCCGCACACCCGGACCTACCCCTGAGCGACCCGCCCCTTTTTCACGAAAGCCGCTTCCCTTTCTCCGGGGAGCGGCTTTTTTCTTGCCCGCGAATCCGCACCGGCCTACTCGCTGACTCATGATCAAGTTTCTTCACACTCGCATTCGCGTTTCCCAGCCGGAAGCCTCCCTGGCATTCTACAAAAAACTGGGCTTCAAGCAGGGCGAGACCAAGGACTCCCCGCAAGGCAACCGGATCACCTTTCTGGAGCTGCCCGGGAACGAGTTTTTTTTGGAACTGACTTACTCGCCTGACTTTGAAGTCCGCTTTCCCGAAGACCTCATGCACATCGCCCTCGGCGTGCCCGACATCCTCTCTTACTGTGAAGAGGTCGAGTCGGCGGGAATCGAGATTTGGCCCAGCGATTGGAAGGACAAGTTTTCTTCGGGCCAACGAAAAATGGCCTTCGTGACCGACCCAGACGGCTACGAAGTCGAAATCCTGGAGCGTTCGTGAGTGAGATCCGGGCAGTGGCCGAGCGGGTCCTCTTTTCCTCCTCCCTGGAGGAGAAGCTGAGCGCCCCGCCGCTCTCGCAAGTGAGCGATCACCAGCCTGGCCCCGCCATCCTGACCCCCGCCTCGCCCGGCCGACCGGACGCCCTCACCTTTGATCGAAAGGATCGCGAGGCCGGTCTTCCGAGTCGCCACGAAATCGGCGGCGAAGAAGACCGCGGCCGCCTCCTCCACTTCTTTGCCAATCACGAACTGCTGGCCACTGAACTCATGGCGCTCGTGCTCCTAAAGTTTCCCGAAGCCCCGGCTTCCTTTCGGCGAGGCATTTACCAGACCATGCGGGAGGAACAGGCGCACACCCGACTCTACCAGGAGCGCTTGCGTGCTTGTGGCGTTCACTTCGGGCAACATCGGGTCAACTCCTTCTTCTGGCGCTGTGTCTCGGATATGGAATCGCCGCTCGACTACGTTTCCCGCCTGAGCCTGACCTTCGAGCAAGCGAATCTCGACTACTCTTGCTACTTCGGCGGACTCTTCGCCCGGGAAGGCGATCGCGAAACGGCCGCCCTCTTCGACCGCATCTATCGCGATGAAATCGGCCACGTCCGCTACGGATGGACCTGGTTCCAACGCCTCCACCCGCCCGGGCAAGACCCTTGGGAAAGCTTCCGCAGTCGCCTCCAGCTCCCTCTTTCTCCCGCCCGCGCCCGGGGCTTGGGTCGCTTCAATGTCGAAGGGCGCCAACGCGCTGGCCTCCCCACGCCCTTCATTAATGAAATCCGCATCTTCCAACAATCCAGAGGCCGCACCTCCGATCTCTACCTCTTCAATCCGGAAGCCGAAGCGAGCATCCCCGGAGAACGTGATCCCATGGCGGCCGTTCTGGCTCGGGACCTCGCCACCCTACCCCTGGCCCTGGCAAGTCGGGACGATTTGCTGCTCTTGCCAAGCGGAAGCCAAGCCCCCTCTGACTGGCGGCTGGAGCTGAGCCGACTCGGGATCGCCTACCCGGAAATGCGGGCCCACCGGGACTCCCAAGACTGGCCCGCCGCCCGCAAGCTTCATCGCGTCCGCCCCTGGGCTCCCGCCCCCACTTTGCCGGAAATCCTTTCCCCCTGGCAGACTCATCTTCATCATCCCTGGAGTTGGCAGCCCGCTTGGGGAGAGCTCTTTTCAAAAATCTGGTTCCACCCCTTGCGCGAAGAATGGTCGCAGTCCCAGGGGAGGCCCTCTTTCGGCCGGATTCTCTCTTCCAAAGAGGACTTGCAAGACTACGCGAGAGAGTTGGCGGAAAAAGGCCACCAGCACCTGCTCCTCAAGCCGGCCTTCGGATTGGCCGGGCGGGGTCACCAGCGCCTCTCCTTAACCGGCGCTCTCCCGGCGATCGAAAAGTACCCTCTCTTGGGGGAGCCCTATTTCGATCGAGTCTTTGACTTCTCCCTTCAGCTCGAGATGCGAGCCCCAGGTCTCCAGCGGGTTGGCCTGACCCACTTGGTCAATGATGCTGGGGGTCGCTACCGCGGCACCCTCGTAGGCCCGAAGTGGCTGAAAGGAGCGCCCACCGAGGTGACCCGTTGGTTCCATGAAAGCCGGGGCCCCGGCGCGCCTCTGGCACTCTTTGACTCTCTCCTGCCAGCTCTCGAAAGGGCGCTCTCGCAAAAGGCCTTTCTGGGCCCCTGTGGCCTGGACGCTTTTGTATACCGGGATTCCCAAGGGGCTCTCCAGCTCCACCCGGCGGTCGAGTTCAATCCGCGCGTCACCATGAGCCGCTACGCCCTCGGCCTGCGAGGCAAGGTCCACCCCGCCAGCTATGGCGCGTTTCTGATCGTGACTCGCAAACGGGCCCGCCGCCCCTTGCCCGAGGTCTTGGCTCACTGGCAAAGGATCTTTCCCGAAGAGCAATCGGACGAGCCGGAACGAAATCTTCAACAAGGGGTCGTCCCGCTCCAAGCCCTGAGGCAGGATTCCGCCTGTGGCGCCCTTTTCCTGGTCAGTCGGGACGTGAGGCGACTCCACGCCGCCCTCACCGGCCAGCTCACTCGTTGAGCAAAAGCCCTCGGCGCAAAAGCTCCAATTGCTGGGCTTGCTCCTCCTCGGGCGTCAATCGCTGAGGGGTGGGGGTGGGAACGACCGGCTGGGGCCGAGAGGGCCTCTCGGTCGAGAGATTGTCCTGCATCAGGCCCAGATTGCCCGAGAGCGTGACCGCGGCGCAGGCGTAGCCATTGCCCTGAGACTGGAAGGCTTGGGCGGCTTGTCGCGGGAATCGGGCCACCAGCTTTTCCACCACGCAGATCTCGAGGGCCCCTTCCACCGAATCATCCTTCCGGAGGGTCACCGCCCCCGTAAACTGGAGCGTCCCGTCAGCGACCGCTCGGAGGTCACTCAGCACCAGGCTCTCTTGGCTCCAGCGAAAGCGACCCTCGACCTCATCCAAAAGGAGCAGCCTCTCCGGGTCGTTGGAAGTCGCCAAGCTCACCAGGGAGACCAGCGGCAGGTTCCGCAGACTGCCCTTCGCCAAGGAAAACTCTCCCTCCAGACTCCAGGCCGCGGGTTCGTCCAGAGGGACCCGCAGCTTGGCCTCGGCCATGGAAAACTCTCCGGCCACCCTGCTTTTGAGGGCCCGCGGAAGAAAATCTTTGAGAGAGGCCTCCTCGACCGAGAGGGAAAACAAGCCCTCCCGGGAAGCAGCCGGGTCCAAGCTCCCCGCCAAGCTCAACCGGCCTCCCAGCGGCAAGCCCAAGACCGCCTCCGTCACTTCGAACTGGCTGCCCTCCGTCTGGCGGGCCACCAGGGTTTCCAAGCTCATTTCGGGCAGCCCGTCCAAGATGAGGATCCCTCGCTCCAAGCGAATCCGCTGCGAATCGGCGAGCGTCCGCAAGCTCATGGCGGCCGCCTCAAGGCGATAGGGGGCCTCTCTCGAAGAACCCAGAAAGAGATCGAGATCCCGAACTCGCAGATGATCGAAGGTCACCTTCTCTGGTCGGGCCGGGATGCGAAAAAGACCGCCCAACCGGAGTTCTTCTTCGGAAGAGGCCGACTGAGCGACCCCTCCCGAGGCCAGGGCTTGGAAGAAAAGATCCGCCTCGAAGACGTGGATGAAATCCATCTCCCAGCGCTGCCCGAAGAGCGAGCGCGAGAAAAACCCGCCCGAGACCCCAGAGACCTCGGCCCTCGCCAAAAGACTCTCGCCTGCCGGATCCTCCGCCATGGCCAGGGATTCTGCCCCCAGCTGCAAGCCGCTCATGACGACGCCGTCTAGCTCGATCGGCCGTCCCAGCGTCTCCGCCACCGTCTCACGGACCCCTTCCAAGAAGCTCTCGGACCGGTAGTGCGCTTGATTGAGAAGAAACCACCCCATCGCGAGCACCAAAACCCCCAGAAAAGAAAGAACGCTCACGGAACGCACGCGCTTGGCACGGGCTTCCCGCTTGGCGCGGCTGCTCCCGCGCTTGCGCTTGCGCTTGCGGACCCGCACTTGTCCGGTCTCTGGATCGTAAGTCCGCGTCTCGTTTTCAGAGCTAGACGAAGTAGCCCGGAGCCTCTCCATCATGTCCTCATAACGAAGAGCGTCCTTGTCTTGCGGTTCGGTGGGAGGCATGAGGTGGGGCGAGCCTAGCAGCTCGAAGAATCAGGTCAAAAAAAGGATGCCGGGCCGCCCGCTCAGCCGCCCCGAATCTGCTGGCCCGAGGGATCGATGACGTCAACTTTCACGAAGATCAAGATGATCCGCTGTGTGTTCTGTTTTCCTTGCGTGCGGAAGAGTCGCCCGAAGATCGGGATGTCTCCCAGCAGAGGCACCTTATCCTCGAAAGACGAGACCGAGGCATTCAAGAGCCCTCCCATCACGAGCGTCTGGCCATCGTAAACCGAGACGCTCGTCTGATTTCGGATGATCCGAAAGACCGGCTGGAGAATGCGGTTTTCTGTTCGGACCGTCGGTTCGCGGGCCCCGCTGATGAGTTCAGTGATGGGGGTTCCGTAATTCACAAAGCCTTCAAATTCGCGCACTTCGGGCACCAAATTCAGCTCCACCAGCTTGCCGCCAGCATCGATGATCGGGTCCACCTCCAGAGACACCCCATCGTAGGTCTGCACAAAAGCCGTCGGATTGGCGGGCGTGACCGGAAACCTTTCCGCATTCACGATCAGCTCGACATCGCCATCCCCATCAATCCCCTCCAGGGGCGCGAACCCCACACTATCGGGAAGCTCCGGCGGATCATACTCGCTTGGATACCAAAACTCCTTGAAAATATCGATGCGGGCTCGCTGGCCGCTTTTTGTCACGACACTTGGCTGGATGAGCAAATCGGTCCCCTTCTTCTGGGACAAGGCGCGGGCCACCACCTGGAACTGAGGATCGGTCATGGCGCCCACCACACTCAACACGCCTGGCGATCTTCTCGTGCCGGAGCCAGTGGCCCCAATGTCTCCCGCCAGCACGCCATCGAGCGGATCGGAAGTAAAGCCGATTTCCCCCGAGCGATTTCCGGCCGTGACCGGGTTGAAGGGCCCGGCCGCCGTGGCCGGGAAACTCGAAAGGAATTCACTTTGGCCCCCCTCCGTGCCTCCGCTAATGAAGGCGCGATCTGAGGAGACCCCCAGCGAGCCCAGCAGCCAATCAAAGCCCAGCTCCTTGACATCGTCCTCGATGACCTCCACCACCCTCGTCGAAATCTGGACCTGCCGAGGCGACTCGTCCGTCACGCTGTCCACAATGTCTCGGACCAGATTGTGACCCGATTGGGTATTGCGAACCAGCAGGGAACTGGTGGCCGACACGTAGCGGGCATAGGCCCCGTCCCCGAAGACCACCCCGGCCTGCTTCAAAAAGTCCTCCACACTGACCCGCTCCAGCAGCAGTCCATTGCTACTGGCCGGCCCGGAGGAGGCGAAAGGATCGAAATCGCCGACCCCGGAAGCTTCGCTGCCCGCCGTCACCGAAAGAAAATTGGGAGGCACCCGGTATTCCCGCACGAAGAGCGTGCCGTCCCCATCCCCCCGCGAGAGAATCTTGATGGCGAAGGGCTCGACCACGTAACTCACGCCCGCCGCTTGGGTGGCGTAGCGGAGGACCTCCGAGACCGGCACGCGCTGCAGGCTCAAGGTCACCTCGGCCTGCCTGGCGGGGGCGGAGGGCGCCAAACCGATGAGGAAATTGATCCCTTTCTTCTCGGGATCGGATTCAAAACGATCCGCTTCGATCGACTGCAGGGCCAGGAAATTGATGACCTCCTCAAAGGGAACTTGTCGAAAATCCACCGCCTCCAGCACGATCGACTCCAGCTTGCTCTCCAGCCCTCGTTCCAAAAGCTCCAAAGGCGAATCGATCGCCAAATCACCAAACTCATCGACCAAGTTTTTTAGGGGGACCACCGTTTCCCAGCCTTCATCGACCTCTCGCAACATCGTGGCCCGACCCTGATTGTGAGCGATCTCCAGGTAGTCCGAAATGGCAGTCTCCACCCTCTCCAAGCCTTGGCGAGCCGCTTCATTGGTGGGGTCGATCCGCAAGACTCCCTCATACTTGTCTCTCGCTTGATTGTATTGCCCAGCGCTCAGCAAAAAGCCGCCGTCCTCCAAAAGCTGCACCACTTGCTCGATCTCCGTCCGCAAGCCCGGGGTCATCGCGGGAGCGAAACGCTCCGGATCGAGCAATTGGCGCCGGAGCACCTTGGCCGGCTCATAGTCGGGATGGACCTCCGGCCGGAGGACCTCCGCCAACAGGGCATCCGCCTCGGCGAAGCGTCCATCGCGACCGAGCGCCTCCGCTTGGCGGACCGCATGGCGGGCGAACCCTCGGATCGCTTTTTGCCGCAAATTCTGGGAAGCTTCCCCCGGGGGCAACATTTCGAAGGCTTCCCGGTAGGCCTCGGTCGCGAGATCATCACGGCCCTGCTCTTGAAAAAGCCGAGCCTCCGCCAAGCGCGCTTCGGCCGCCACGAGAGCCGCTTGGCGCCGGGCCTTCTCTTGTTGCTCGAGCGAGGAAGCAGAAACGCCCTTCTCGCCTGCGGACAAAAAACTGAGAGGCGAAAATGCCAGCGCACAGACGCAGGCCACCCGGAGGCACGCGATGGGGGGAAATCGCTGGAGCATGGAGGTTGGAAAATCGATTGCTTTGAAGGCGTTGGCGAAAGGGCAGTCGTGACCTATAACCGAAATCTCGGTTTGTAACCAAAATATTTGCCCCTCCTCAGCGGGCTGCCCCCGCTCCTTTATACCAAGCTGCAGAATTGGCTCGAAAGACACCGGCTCTCCCTTCCCCGCGCTTCAGCGCCACTTCCCCACACCTCCTTCCCTCCATTCTAACAGTGAATTCTGGAGCTTGGTATTAGCCTCCCTCCGCCCCCGTCTGGGCCACTTGCAGGAGTCCCTCCCGCTCGAGCAATCGGCGGATTTCAGCCGGACGGACCGGTTTGCTGAGGTATGCATCCATCCCCGCTCGCAGAAAGCGCTCGCGATCCTGGGCCTGGGCGTGGGCCGTGAGCGCCACGATGAAGGGTTGCCGCTCGGGGGCCAAACCCTTGCGAATCCGCCCCGTGGCCTCCACCCCATCCATGAGCGGCATGCTCACATCCATGAAGACCAAGGCGTAGGACTGGCTCTCGACCGCCGAGACGGCCTCCGCCCCATTGACCACAAAGTCCGCCTCCAAGCCCCAGCGGAGAAAAAGAGCCTCCAAAACGCGTCGATTGACCGCATTGTCCTCCGCCACCAGCAGCCGCCGTTTCCCTGCCACCGCGCGGACCTCCTCCTGAGACGGGGCGCTCGCCTGGCCAGCCTCGCCCCCCCCGAGGACCCGGCACATGGCCTGCGCCAGCTCCCCCGGCTTGAGAGGCTTGCTCAAAATGGCATCAAACACCCCCTCCTCGACCCGACGCCTGGCCTCGCCCGCGCCGATCGAAGAAGCCAAAACCAACTTGCCCTCCTTCCCCAAACGCGCCCGCAGCTCCCGGCCCAGCTCGAAGCCGTCCATCTCCGGCATCAGAGCATCCAGCAGCCAAATTCCGGGCGCCTCTTCCCCGGACAAGGCGCTCGCCAGGGCGGCCGGCCCGCTCGACCAGCATTGGCACCGCATGCCCCAGCGCTTGGCGTACTGCTCAGCCACTCGGCGATTGGTCGGATTGTCATCCACCACCCCGAGACACAGCCCGGCAAACTCGGCCACCCCCGGCCAAGACGGCCCCTCGGCCTGAGCCGGTTCGGCCTCTCTGGTGGGCAACCGCATAGTGAAGCTGGAGCCCTCTCCCAAGCGACTGGCCACCTCCAGATCCCCCTCCATCAGCTGGCAGAGTTTGCGACAAATCGCCAAGCCCAAGCCCGTCCCCCCATACTTGCGCGTGGTGGAGGCATCCACCTGGGAGAAGCTCTCAAAAATGGCCCCCAGGCGATCCTCCGGAATGCCGATCCCCGTGTCCTTGACCCGCACCAAGAGAGAAAACCCCTCTTGATCGGGGCGCGCCTCCTTCTCGATGTGGACGAAAATCTCGCCCTCCTCACAAAACTTGACCGCATTGCTCAAGAGATTGACCAAAACCTGGCGAAAGCGCAGCGGATCGAGCCAAAGGCCCTCGCTCACCTCCTCCTCGATCAAGTAGGCCAGATCGATGCCCCGCTTGTTGGCAGCCGCGCGCACCAGATCGAGAGACGCCTCCACCAAAGGGCGCAGCCGGCAGCCAAGTCGATCCAACTCCATCAGCCCGGACTCCAGCTTCGAGAAATCCAAAATGTCATTGATCACCTCCAGCAAGCCATCGGAGCTACTCCGGACCGTCTCCACATACTCGCGCTGCGTCTCGTCCAGCTCGGTCTCCTCCAAAAGGCTCGTCATCCCGATGATCCCATTCATCGGCGTGCGAATCTCATGGCTCATATTGGCCAGGAAATTGGACTTGGCCTCATCCGCCCGCTCCGCCTCGGCTCGGGCCGAGTTGGCTGCACTCACTTGCTCTTGTAACGCGGCCCGCGTCATCTCCAGCTCACCCGCCATGGTATTGATGCCGCGCGCCAAAGCCCCTAGCT is a window from the Verrucomicrobiota bacterium genome containing:
- a CDS encoding response regulator, which encodes MINRLKKLGLTWRIFLYSNALVLVAVGLSSTLAYWQSKGHLESQLGQELLGVVRTAALSIDGDRHETIFLQEDGEVSRPGEFEWIRKRLLDIKNANVLGLNEVSSPVFTLRRQGGEGGARRLEYVVMSDPDRKSQVFTGATVPEREFQRQALAGEAAATGVYEAGGGIWVSAAAPIRGRSGEVLSILQVDRPVGFFFHEARGRALALFAAALLGIALASLIAWWVARSFLVVIEAMREASQRIARGDFQARVPEGRQDELGALARGINTMAGELEMTRAALQEQVSAANSARAEAERADEAKSNFLANMSHEIRTPMNGIIGMTSLLEETELDETQREYVETVRSSSDGLLEVINDILDFSKLESGLMELDRLGCRLRPLVEASLDLVRAAANKRGIDLAYLIEEEVSEGLWLDPLRFRQVLVNLLSNAVKFCEEGEIFVHIEKEARPDQEGFSLLVRVKDTGIGIPEDRLGAIFESFSQVDASTTRKYGGTGLGLAICRKLCQLMEGDLEVASRLGEGSSFTMRLPTREAEPAQAEGPSWPGVAEFAGLCLGVVDDNPTNRRVAEQYAKRWGMRCQCWSSGPAALASALSGEEAPGIWLLDALMPEMDGFELGRELRARLGKEGKLVLASSIGAGEARRRVEEGVFDAILSKPLKPGELAQAMCRVLGGGEAGQASAPSQEEVRAVAGKRRLLVAEDNAVNRRVLEALFLRWGLEADFVVNGAEAVSAVESQSYALVFMDVSMPLMDGVEATGRIRKGLAPERQPFIVALTAHAQAQDRERFLRAGMDAYLSKPVRPAEIRRLLEREGLLQVAQTGAEGG